ACGAGGAGACAATAATTTACCTGTTTGATTGGCTGGACAAGAAGAGGTACAACGACCACATTCTGTACAAGTATAAGCATTCAATAATTGAACCCAATTTAAATCCTGAATATCACTAGCGCCAAACTTACTTGGAGTTGCATTTTCCGAAACTGGTGCTGCCGCAAATGGATCAGCATTTGGATCCATCATTAATTTTACTTCAGCAGTCACAGAAGCTAAATTATCAAATTGTCCTTGCGGATTCAAATTAGCAAAATAAGTATTTGGGAAAGCTAATAAAATATGAAGGTGTTTTGAAAAATATAAATAATTCATAAAAACCAAGATTCCAACAATGTGTAACCACCAAAAACCTTCGTTAAGTAACATCACCAACTCATTTGACATTCCATTAAAAGCAGGAGCTATAAATTGACTTACTGGAAAAGAACCCGCTTTTATAAAATGAGAGAATCCTCCAGGAATATTTTGTAGATGTAAATCAGAAGCATTCATTAATAAAAACAGAGTCATCAGAAACATCTCAAAATACAAGATATAATTGGCATCACTTTTAGGAAAACCTTTTAAATCCGGGTTAAAAAAACGTTTTAATTTGACAATATTTCTTCTTATCCAAAAAACAGAAACTGCTACAAGAACCAAAAGTGCTAATATTTCAAAAGAACCGATAAGGACATCATAAATTACTCCAATAGGAGCAAAAATTCTATGAGTTCCAAATAAACCATCAATGATAATTTCTAATAATTCAATATTGATAATAATAAAACCAACATAAACTATAATATGGAGTATTCCGGCAACAGGACGTTTTACCATTT
The Flavobacterium sp. 5 DNA segment above includes these coding regions:
- a CDS encoding (Fe-S)-binding protein is translated as MTYLSNVLFAIVLIIGFGYFYLNIKKIIRNINLGIAVNRTDNAKARWRNMAMIALGQSKMVKRPVAGILHIIVYVGFIIINIELLEIIIDGLFGTHRIFAPIGVIYDVLIGSFEILALLVLVAVSVFWIRRNIVKLKRFFNPDLKGFPKSDANYILYFEMFLMTLFLLMNASDLHLQNIPGGFSHFIKAGSFPVSQFIAPAFNGMSNELVMLLNEGFWWLHIVGILVFMNYLYFSKHLHILLAFPNTYFANLNPQGQFDNLASVTAEVKLMMDPNADPFAAAPVSENATPSKFGASDIQDLNWVQLLNAYTCTECGRCTSSCPANQTGKLLSPRKIMMDTRDRIEEVGRNIDANKGVFIPDNKTLLNDYITPEELWACTSCNACVEECPVNISPLSIIMDMRRYLVMEKSAAPMPINAMMTNIENNGAPWQYSQQDRLNWKNEN